A single region of the Mycobacterium lentiflavum genome encodes:
- a CDS encoding DHA2 family efflux MFS transporter permease subunit, protein MLSDAVEGARSAAPNVAISVASAGPSAAAGRDYPDKLDAKLMRVVFICGLAAVMAVLDSTVVAVAQGTFVTQFNSSQAVVSWTVAAYMLAFATVIPVTGWAADRFGTKRLFIGSVLVFMLGSLLCAISPTIMLLIVFRVVQGIGGGMLMPLSFVILTREAGPKRVGRLMAIGGIPILLGPIGGPILGGWLVGAYGWEWIFLINLPIGLVAIVLASITFPKDRPAPAEKLDIVSVLLLPPGVTLFLAGVSSIPAQGTVGSPAVLVPTIMGFLLVAAFVLHSFRTDHPLIDLHLFKNRVVTQANLALLVFGAPFVGLGLLVPSYFQVVMHQTPMQSGMHLAPVGLGAVLTMPLAGAFMDKRGPGLMVLIGLPTMAVGLGIFTYGVATEAPYQPTLLIGLAIMGLGVGCTTTPLSAAVLQALAPHQVARGTTLVTVNQQVSGSIGAALLGVTLTQLFNHNETLVTANKLVAAQQQASGQRMPIEASSSAWKTMGPDFAANVTHGLSHAYTAVFVVAVAMVVLTIIPAAFLPMKRPEPVEDPVPAEALAD, encoded by the coding sequence ATGCTCAGCGACGCTGTGGAAGGCGCGCGTTCCGCAGCCCCCAACGTCGCGATCTCCGTCGCTTCCGCCGGACCCAGCGCCGCGGCAGGCCGCGACTATCCCGACAAGCTTGACGCCAAGCTGATGCGCGTCGTCTTCATCTGCGGGCTGGCCGCCGTGATGGCGGTGCTCGACAGCACCGTCGTCGCGGTCGCCCAGGGCACCTTCGTCACCCAGTTCAATTCCAGCCAGGCGGTCGTCTCCTGGACCGTGGCGGCCTACATGCTCGCGTTTGCGACGGTCATCCCGGTGACCGGTTGGGCGGCGGACCGGTTCGGCACCAAACGGCTCTTCATCGGCTCGGTCCTGGTGTTCATGCTGGGCTCGCTGCTGTGCGCGATATCGCCAACCATCATGCTGCTCATCGTCTTTCGGGTAGTCCAAGGTATCGGTGGCGGCATGCTGATGCCGCTGAGCTTCGTGATCCTGACTCGTGAGGCGGGGCCGAAGCGCGTCGGCCGGCTGATGGCGATCGGGGGAATTCCGATCCTGCTCGGTCCGATCGGGGGGCCCATCCTGGGCGGCTGGCTGGTCGGCGCCTACGGCTGGGAGTGGATTTTCCTGATCAACCTACCGATCGGCCTGGTCGCGATCGTCCTCGCCTCAATCACCTTTCCGAAGGATCGCCCGGCGCCGGCGGAGAAACTCGACATTGTCAGCGTGCTGCTGCTGCCGCCGGGTGTCACGCTGTTCTTGGCCGGGGTCTCATCGATCCCGGCACAGGGCACGGTCGGCAGTCCCGCCGTATTGGTGCCGACGATCATGGGGTTTTTGTTGGTTGCGGCATTCGTCCTGCACTCCTTCCGCACCGACCATCCGCTGATCGACCTGCACCTTTTCAAAAATCGCGTGGTCACCCAGGCCAATCTCGCCCTGCTGGTATTCGGTGCTCCGTTCGTCGGGCTGGGGCTGCTGGTCCCGAGTTACTTCCAGGTGGTGATGCACCAAACACCGATGCAGTCCGGGATGCATTTGGCGCCGGTCGGCCTGGGCGCGGTCTTGACGATGCCGCTGGCCGGGGCATTCATGGACAAACGCGGACCCGGCCTGATGGTGCTGATCGGCCTTCCCACGATGGCGGTGGGTCTGGGCATCTTCACCTATGGCGTCGCCACGGAGGCCCCTTACCAGCCGACGCTGCTGATCGGGCTGGCGATCATGGGCCTGGGGGTCGGCTGCACCACGACACCGCTGTCGGCGGCGGTTCTGCAGGCGCTGGCCCCGCATCAGGTCGCGCGCGGCACCACGCTGGTGACGGTCAACCAGCAGGTAAGCGGATCGATCGGCGCCGCGTTGCTGGGCGTGACCCTGACGCAGTTGTTCAACCACAACGAAACTCTGGTGACGGCGAACAAGCTGGTCGCGGCCCAACAGCAAGCCAGCGGGCAACGCATGCCGATCGAAGCCTCGTCGTCGGCATGGAAAACCATGGGCCCCGATTTCGCGGCCAACGTGACGCACGGCCTATCCCACGCCTACACGGCGGTCTTCGTGGTTGCCGTCGCGATGGTGGTGTTGACGATCATCCCGGCCGCGTTTCTCCCGATGAAGCGCCCCGAGCCCGTGGAAGACCCCGTGCCGGCCGAAGCGCTGGCCGACTGA